Genomic window (Zingiber officinale cultivar Zhangliang chromosome 2B, Zo_v1.1, whole genome shotgun sequence):
ctctagtgagtgagtagatcctcgtgttcgttgtggctgagggggcttctagtctaccCTGACTGATGTGTAGACCATCTATAGcaacctgcatctgatgtaactgtgctgggttacctccgtactgaatcggctgtggtggagggaaactggtcttgttcgggcattgcttaaccatatgcccttcttggccacatttgaagcatcctcgtgtgcccttgcgacaaactcctgggtggaatttcccacaagtagagcacttgggatagctaggttgtttactagttggtcctccttttgggtaactccctggtttacgtttgtgactggagttccctttccagttagagctgtggccctagtGTTTCTGGgaacctgagcctccttggcctttggactctgagaaggcttgcttctgctgcttgatgctgttctggtaatgctcggtgatcaaagcactgcttactagttcttctgtagtttgtggcctatgaacgccgctggccacattcattgctatttccggccttagcattttgagcatcaaccggactcgttctctttcagtgctggctagttcagggcatagacgagccagtctgttgaatttcttcacagtttcctcaactgaaaggttgccctgacgaaattcagtgaactcgtcatagtggcggtttgtgacccgcatgtgaaagaactcctcaaagaattctctctcgaagtcagcccagtcatctggttcactgggcgcttcgctttaatcttCTCTCACCATATACGTGCGTCTCCTATCAGGCAgaatgaggcgcatttcaccttttcatactccggccagtccagaagctccatcgtactctccagtgttttgaaccagcttGGGCAttccatggttcactggtgcctgagaagttctctggcttgatcttctgccactggataagataggcttctctccttgcccctgctcctggggctgctggtgctgtaggctggactggtggaacctctatcactactggggttgctaagttaggttctggagtgacagtgggagtgttatgctgattagcccttagggtggctatctcctgttgctgttcagctaattgTTTCTGTAGCTgagtcactacctctataaggtcTGGgtgaggcactgagctgcctgcctcatgttggggctcagtagcGGGTGCCTTTCTAGCTGGGTGTCCTCGcaccattttctagagaaatagaggacatacataactaatacaatcataggtacataactactattattATGCTAGAGGTTGTCATATACAAACAAGCTTtaattattaatgaatatgaaagcaagaaacataaataaagtgagagatattcttacttggaagctgcaggttcaatgctgatgtgtgtgtggaggaagtatgaaacttgctctgataccactctgtaacgacccaccttctactaactaagctgtgaggccgaggttacattatgctaactattcttgtgcgAAAACTGGACTAATTAAAGTCTCATCACTATTTGCTATAAAATCTGGAATTTGCTGTTCAGAATACACTTCTAAAATTTTGCATATGCTAAAGAGgggaacctaaactttctatttgatccaaaaactgaaattaaacacttctggctgaaatcagacattccaatcgatcggttgatcgattggagttatttgatcgatccactgatcgattcaacgtgctactgtgcacggaagtcccgtctggatcgatcggctgatcgatccagtctggccaatcgatccagagatcgattcagaggctctctgttcacgggatttaaattctcgatcgatcggctgatcgatccatgaccgatcgatcagctgatcgactcatcagctctctgtacacgGTAGAACACGTTtctatcgatcggctgatcgatcgagggctcctcaatcgatcagctgatcgactcaatggcgttctgtacgcggggactccttccaatcgatcagctgatcgattgaggactcctcaatcgatcggctgatcaattgggtttctgatttctgcagaaatctgACCCAACCTCGTACAGAACTTTCAGAAATCAACAAAACCACCACTCCactactaggcatgtcattactcatggttagctatctaacaTCCAAACAATAAGCAATCTAAGTATAACTTTCATGATTCAAGACACTTAACATCCTAAACTGTAGAAAAGTAACAAcataaagaaatgctaagttttAAGGTTTGCTAGTTCTCCCaaaaatctttattccaggttccttctcacacacatctggttgcattgccctccagcctccgctaatccatcttccctttacctttatctgcagtataagaaaaaatgaaactataagcttgggagcttagtaagaaccatctacctcacaaaaacatgcaatcaaagaaatcatgcttttaaaagatgctattcgAAATACATGCTGATAATCATGCTgaaaatactaaaacatggcataaggacatacaagtcatggcaatcaagGACTGAGCATAAAGCTATGTgctatatcaataagaaaactaaactgaaactaagatgtattcacatatctggtttgtgaagtttgaaaaactattttcataaataggtgaaaatactaaacatgctgctgatggacccgacaactatacttgctgtgcgcgcatccctaactaggcccgaggtagcaagtcccgaattgtcacgccccgagagtaaggttgtccgacgaaaatcggacagcacctcccctgtagcagtgacaaatggaaccggtatacatcaccaacagataatacatatgcaaattaaatcacaaccacgcagataatatgcagcccacacggctggacaatcaaacacagcggaaagcaaaaataacaagtataaagtaacgaaaactcaccgcgggccggcccggcttgactcctcgacaaaacaaccaaatacaaaataacaagtccacagcccaattattacaatgctaaattcaaaggtttaactcaaaacaaaatgaaaaccaaaatcataaAACCGTCCTCGGAAGTAACGTGGGACCGGCAatcgggatcctcctccaagtgtacttggatcgctatcagctacctggtgaaattaccaatatacggggtggtgagtataaagactcagcgggtaatagagtagacagtgcatgagtatcataaacagctAAGGGTACAACAAGATACAGTCTcgggaaagataaatagcagatactactgggtaaacaaagtatataaccatacctgaaaccatatcctaggctaacagggTAAGGTCTGAGCTAAcataaactgctacagtactgctcataactacatggtatcgtgtgaggtatatacatgtcaacagtaagtaagtcagtgtctaaacacatatcacaggtataaatcccaacctatgtaagcataacagtataaataaacaacagcagcataatctagcaacaacagcatagataagcaacaacagcataagtaaacaaccagcagatataataacaacaacgtatgtatggatggtcaccccgcccacctctctgcaccacgacccctgtatggttgagaggccggatcgatgacaaactgtaccacccaaaggccgccactactcacgagtgaccggatggacaggtgcatagtagctgaatagctacgtctgcgatggggtccctgctgccgcaactccagccgccactacccatgagtgaccgagtgtggcacgacaggacaagtggcacgctccagctaccaccacccatgagtggccgagcgtgcggcccaggccaacgaccgcctcaaccacaagggagacaggatcgtcggcaatgcatgcaatgacatgatgcgaacaatgcaacagtcatcatatatatataaacataaacaggtatgctacatgaagccagcatgctcagtaaggtgtgtaaataaacagaaatcataacatgtaaacatggtatcaggtgtctatatatatccaatacctaatatctaatgtctggcatctggtatctggtatctgatacctagtgatatagtatctgctaaatatcatcaataacaacaagagactgtatagatacaaaaacgagtagctcaaagattgagtggataaagtatcaagcacaagaaataagatgagtggagtcaagataaatactacatatatgaaactaactcatgcactaagatcgatatctaaagaagcaagtcaagaagtacccgcctctaggTGTAGGTTGAATCCGACATCTATCTCGTCGCGACGCTCGTCCCGATCAAAGTCCTGCGTCAACATATCAATTTTAGTTGATCCAACACATGAGACAGATAACTAATCCAGATTTATTCATTACTTAAACACATTGCCATTGATCTACTCCCAACCAATCCATAGCCCTAATTTATGCCTTCACATCACAAGATTTCCAGTAGGATCTTAACACTGCTAGAATTTCCAAATCACCACCTTGTTTTCTTGACACAGGTGAACAATCTACTGAATAACACATCCCTTAAACAAAACCCTACAGATAAATCTTCTAAGTATCAATCAAACAAACCTCTCACTTATTTCCACATTTCAAATTTATAACAAATACACATACCTTACCACAACTCCTCACTGTCGACTCACTGTCGAGAGATGTGATAGCCGGCGCTGGCACGCTGGTGCTGCCTACTGCCACAAATTCACCATTCAGAGCCTCCACGAGACTACAAACAGAGGCAATCTCACTGATCAGTACCCCATTCAAACAAAATTCACTACCTAGGTCTACAGATCGAATTCCTGGAGTTGTGGAGACCTTACCTACTGTTTCCCGGAGGCAAACCAGCTGCTGGAAGTTGTGGCCGAGCCCCTCTCAGTGAGCCACTGCCAAAACAACATCTAACTCAATACAATCCTCTCAACCTGGCATCAATTCACAGATCTTCATAGCTAAGAAACCCTAATCTACACCATCCTCACCTCAATTTACCTCCACGACAGGAAACACCTCAACCGGCACAGAGATCCCGATGGAGAAACTCAGCTTTAGAGCTCTGGAAATCGAACCCACCGTTTGGAGTACTTTTCACCAAGATCGGGCCCTAGAGATCGGCGATTCTTCCTCAGCAACTCCGGAGCTCAAACCTGTTCCTTCCAGCCGGAGATTCTTCGCGCGCTACGGCTCTCTGAAGAAGGCTCCACCGTCGCGACCTCTGTTAGGGGTTGAGAAGCTCGGAGGCTCGATCCGCGACAAGGCGCCGGCGATCTGGTGCGAGCGTGCGTCGAGGTCGAGTCCGTCGACGAGATCGGGAGGAAAGGAGAGGGGAGTCGGCGTTTTAGTGCTTGGCACTGTAGCTTCTTAAACGGTAGGGTTTAATTAACCTAGGTTGTTATTATTTCTTAATCGGTAGTTTTTCTTAACCACTTTATGTTTaacaatttatccccttaaactcctCTATACAACCTccaaataattccagaaaaatacctaaaaattctCATAAATTCCTATAGGTTATTTACTTTTGCCGTATCTCAcacgaatctagtagggttactaggttatctaaatctaaGGACGACTacgggagcccaacccaaggacaactgaagtccagtacagtgtcactgataaagtaaaatactgattcatatttaagatattttaacttgctcttactaggttatctgaacctagtactaggttatctgaacctagaggcaactgtgggagctcatccattgaaccgtagtcccatataactgaagcaagACCATGTATGTTATTAAAAtacatctatggcatttaactgtagtattaaaaatgcctactgtggtaTATGAATATACTAGTCATTTTTTCGAGCACCtagtgtgctctaattctgcatatgactaCACTGAAATCATAAAAGCGAACTAGTACCATAAAAGcatgcgaatagctacttatactgcaggtgaggggttacttacatcctgtgctaggtttcttacaattccgattgctaggtttccggagaagaagatcgtttcggcgatcctcttacgtctacgctttcttctcgcggaggggagcgtcctcgtatcggagttgtcgctggaaggtgctcctatggccctaggttTCTTGGGTTTGTTGTgtcgagagggtgcgggagagaagGAGGCGCCGgatgagggtttgagggagaggtgtcgttccaaaataataactcttcacttaatttccctatttatattaagtgattaatacaccccaactaaaccttaaatataattactatcctttcctttcagcacacccctgctggggccccttggttactaaagtcatctataagtcgtagggtctaataggtctcgggttcaattcccgcttaagctgttttatatttttatttaattttgctacttcggctattctaaaaattccacaaaaaatattctaaaatttcagaaaataatagaatatttctaaaattaatttgagaattttcggacgttacacTGGTAATATTCACAATCATAGTAATATAATGGAAGAAATCACTCACAATTCAATTGCTTTTAGCAACTGCATCAACAACTAATTGATGTTGGTGAACAAAACAATGAATATACCTTGCAGATGAATTTTCCTTCAATATGAGAGCCTTCAATCAATTATACTCACCTCGCATATTTGAAACTTCATTGTATCCTTGACCTCTCAATCTTAATAATGATAACTTATGTTTTGGAAATTGTCACGTCCCGGGGGAGTCACTGTCCGAataaatttcggcaacatcttcctcgtacggcggacaatctgaaactttctacatcaccatatacctcagccacatgcggcaggaataataacaataataaacaaaccacaacacatagacatccacgcagtttaataagcaatgataataagactcaaaatccaccctactcaactacacccataaagctcaaaaccaattcctactccactacactcataaagctcaaatccgacgataagatcaacttacctcttctgccgtctaggcaggtatatagtaaaacatatcgaataaaaatccatcgacaagtacaatccatacaagctccaagtatcaaaacaaaacaagtctaaacatggtccaataaagaagaaaaaccaaaagatcaataatgccctcgtggtctgcaggggactagcgactggaactctctcctgacagcatcaacctgaaataacaacggaggagggtgcgagtccaacactcagcgggtaacaactaatatgcataataaagaatataacaactagcactaatcatgcgtacagtcttctgatacaagaaagataaatACAACTGAGGaatacaggagaaaactgtactaaccaggaccaaggtataagtacaacaggtcgtcagaccgagagtgtcataaacctgtatgcatgtcaatcatatgcatccatataaatgcagcaagtaaatgcagcaaacacaagcaataaatgcatcatgcatatgatgccaatgacatggtcacccctaacgccagtcagctatctcacacacaatggtgagtccgagtgggtagggctgtgacaaacgtgcactctgacgtcactgctcctgatgagtgaccaagtgggcgggatgctgtcggagtacacacatactcctaccccaaatcataaatgggggagcgcaatgctctcctctcccagtacacgatgacggggaggaaatctctgccggctaccacgttgcgtcacactacccatgagcggaccaacggagccaaacagagtccaaccgcctgccggctaccacgctgctacactaaaccaacggagccaaacagagcagaactgtctgccggctaccacgctgagtcaccagaccaacggagtcaaacagcagaactgtcacacacctgtctgatataccactaacccatgaatggtggtgtgtacggatacatgtaactgacgatgtgctcgacaataatgaagcaactatcgcacaacatgcaatcatgcgagatgatgcatgacactaaacatggcaatatcatgaatagcatagcaagatccatatataactataaaatgtgtaccacggGACAATGCATAACAAGATCCATATATaactataaaatgtgtaccacaggacaatgcatagcaagatccatatataactataaaatgtgtaccacaggacaatgtatcaaatgaaaggtacacagatcagatatggtatcaaataaaccctaggtcctgaacataatgtataatatggttgtgtcactacctctaaaagcatgtatgatcaggtaagtactaacatgcagtgcataataagtaaacaagcaagcatgtaacaaatcatgtagtgaccaaccgaaacaaatggaaaacacaatcattgttatatgttaaaaaaaaacattattatgcatatcaaaaggcataagtcaaagtacccgcctccaataggaaaagtccaatcggtccaaatccgacgtcgagatactcgtctcgcgtcaaaaccctgagtctccaataaataaatattttatttagctacactcctataaatagcta
Coding sequences:
- the LOC122048880 gene encoding uncharacterized protein LOC122048880; this translates as MVGSLRGARPQLPAAGLPPGNSSLVEALNGEFVAVGSTSVPAPAITSLDSESTVRSCGKDFDRDERRDEIDVGFNLHLEVADSDPSTLGGGSRLPVPRYFRGRFYDFGFHFVLS